The following proteins are encoded in a genomic region of Actinomadura sp. NAK00032:
- a CDS encoding CHAP domain-containing protein, whose protein sequence is MPGAHRKKIPGKHRKASPLSLPWRTTGGVLVGAAVLGTAAVTAQASVLPFGSAPAATTAADAAVAKKADKGSSGNSSKDASKRGRSKAATTPKPSAPSPGKSAKAEPEPAAAGKRASASRPTAAQAIELARSQVGVKEDGGGETKFQQWYMSTSRAQQTLARDGGSLGGYSDANWCDMFVSWVGEQIGFTDQIGSDAWTVAHARWFQEHGRWGTEPRPGAIVFFAWDGGKKVTDIRHVGMVIKKAGEGTVQTVEGNTGNAVQVKVRSASDIVGYGYPDYKS, encoded by the coding sequence GTGCCAGGCGCACATCGCAAGAAGATCCCGGGCAAGCACCGCAAGGCGAGCCCTCTTTCCCTCCCGTGGCGGACGACCGGCGGCGTCCTCGTCGGCGCCGCCGTACTCGGCACCGCCGCGGTGACCGCCCAGGCGTCCGTCCTGCCGTTCGGCTCCGCCCCCGCGGCGACCACGGCGGCCGACGCCGCCGTCGCCAAGAAGGCGGACAAGGGCTCGTCCGGAAACTCGTCCAAGGACGCCTCCAAGCGCGGGCGGAGCAAGGCGGCCACGACGCCGAAGCCGTCCGCGCCGTCCCCCGGCAAGAGCGCGAAGGCCGAGCCGGAGCCGGCCGCCGCCGGGAAGCGGGCCTCGGCCTCGCGTCCCACCGCCGCGCAGGCCATCGAACTCGCCCGGTCCCAGGTCGGCGTCAAGGAGGACGGCGGCGGCGAGACCAAGTTCCAGCAGTGGTACATGAGCACGTCCCGCGCGCAGCAGACCCTCGCCCGCGACGGCGGCTCCCTCGGCGGCTACAGCGACGCGAACTGGTGCGACATGTTCGTCTCCTGGGTCGGCGAGCAGATCGGCTTCACCGACCAGATCGGCAGCGACGCCTGGACGGTCGCCCACGCCCGCTGGTTCCAGGAGCACGGCCGCTGGGGCACCGAGCCCAGGCCGGGCGCGATCGTCTTCTTCGCCTGGGACGGCGGCAAGAAGGTCACCGACATCCGGCACGTCGGCATGGTGATCAAGAAGGCCGGCGAGGGCACCGTCCAGACCGTCGAGGGCAACACCGGCAACGCCGTCCAGGTCAAGGTGCGCTCGGCCAGTGACATCGTCGGCTACGGATACCCCGACTACAAGTCGTGA
- a CDS encoding C40 family peptidase — protein MAKDLIGAPARERDRRGGPASRGASRRLAAAACLTVTAALVSPPVVAHADPRPTKAQAQKKLEKLTEQFDQEVEKYNQNREKLKVAKKKYETANKASKEEQATFEQQRSKIAQMAAAAYKNGDSTDVTGFVGSKDPQSILDQAAVFSHLSHERSSQLTQFLATAQRLRREQSQAKAAYDEMKQKQAEIKKKRAELDKKVEKQKALVRRLGGGSSSSGGSSSSGGGATGGTYNGPASGAPRAALDFAYAQLGKPYQYGAEGPGSYDCSGLTMKAWAAAGVGITRTTNSQYAATKRVAKSNLQPGDLVFFSSLGHVGMYVGNGKMIHAPRTGKNVEIVSITSGYYLNNYYGAGRP, from the coding sequence GTGGCCAAAGATCTCATCGGGGCACCGGCACGCGAGCGTGACCGGAGGGGCGGCCCCGCGAGCAGAGGCGCCTCCCGCCGCCTGGCGGCCGCCGCCTGCCTGACCGTGACCGCCGCCCTGGTCTCCCCCCCGGTGGTGGCGCACGCCGACCCCAGGCCGACCAAGGCCCAGGCGCAGAAGAAGCTCGAGAAGCTCACCGAGCAGTTCGACCAGGAAGTCGAGAAGTACAACCAGAACCGCGAGAAGCTCAAGGTCGCGAAGAAGAAGTACGAAACGGCGAACAAGGCGAGCAAGGAGGAGCAGGCCACCTTCGAGCAGCAGCGCTCCAAGATCGCCCAGATGGCGGCCGCCGCCTACAAGAACGGCGACTCCACGGACGTGACGGGCTTCGTGGGCAGCAAGGACCCGCAGTCGATCCTCGACCAGGCGGCCGTCTTCTCCCACCTGTCGCACGAGCGCAGCTCCCAGCTCACCCAGTTCCTCGCCACCGCGCAGCGCCTGCGCCGCGAGCAGTCGCAGGCCAAGGCCGCCTACGACGAGATGAAGCAGAAGCAGGCGGAGATCAAGAAGAAGAGGGCCGAGCTCGACAAGAAGGTCGAGAAGCAGAAGGCGCTGGTCCGGCGGCTCGGCGGCGGTTCGTCGTCCTCCGGCGGTTCGTCGTCCTCCGGCGGCGGGGCGACCGGCGGCACCTACAACGGCCCGGCGAGCGGCGCCCCGCGCGCGGCGCTGGACTTCGCCTACGCCCAGCTCGGCAAGCCGTACCAGTACGGCGCCGAGGGCCCGGGCTCCTACGACTGCTCCGGCCTGACCATGAAGGCGTGGGCCGCGGCGGGCGTCGGCATCACCCGCACCACCAACTCCCAGTACGCCGCCACCAAGCGGGTGGCCAAGAGCAACCTGCAGCCGGGCGACCTGGTCTTCTTCAGCAGCCTCGGCCACGTCGGCATGTACGTGGGCAACGGCAAGATGATCCACGCCCCGCGCACCGGCAAGAACGTTGAGATCGTCAGCATCACCTCGGGCTACTACCTGAACAACTACTACGGCGCCGGACGCCCCTGA